One genomic window of Chanos chanos chromosome 13, fChaCha1.1, whole genome shotgun sequence includes the following:
- the rpl27 gene encoding large ribosomal subunit protein eL27 yields MGKFMKPGKVVMVLAGRYAGRKAVIVKNIDDGTADRQYSHALVAGIDRYPRKVTTSMGKKKVAKRSKIKAFVKVFNYNHLMPTRYSVDIPLDKTVVNKDVFRDPALKRKARREAKVKFEERYKTGKNKWFFQKLRF; encoded by the exons ATGGGCAAGTTCATGAAACCTGGCAAGGTTGTGATGGTCCTAGCTGGACGCTACGCCGGACGTAAAGCCGTCATCGTAAAG AACATTGATGATGGTACCGCTGATCGCCAGTACAGCCACGCTCTGGTGGCTGGTATCGACCGCTACCCACGGAAAGTGACCACTAGCATGGGCAAGAAGAAAGTTGCCAAGCGGTCCAAGATCAAGGCCTTTGTGAAGGTGTTCAACTACAACCACCTCATGCCAACAAG ATACTCTGTTGACATTCCCCTGGACAAAACTGTTGTCAACAAGGATGTTTTCAGGGATCCTGCTCTGAAGCGCAAAGCGAGGAGAGAGGCCAAGGTCAAGTTTGAGGAGAG GTACAAGACCGGCAAAAATAAGTGGTTCTTCCAGAAGCTCCGATTCTAG
- the rpl3 gene encoding large ribosomal subunit protein uL3, whose amino-acid sequence MSHRKFSAPRHGSLGFLPRKRSRRHRGKVKSFPKDDPSKPVHLTAFLGYKAGMTHIVREVDRPGSKVNKKEVVEAVTIVETPPMIVVGVVGYVMTPCGLRAIKTIFAEHVSDECKRRFYKNWYKSKKKALTKNCKKWQDEEGKKQLEKDFASMKKYCQVIRIIAHTQMRLLPLRQKKSHLMEIQLNGGSVSDKVDWAREKLEQAVPISNVFTQDEMIDVIGVTKGHGYKGVTSRWHTKKLPRKTHRGLRKVACIGAWHPARVAFSVARAGQKGYHHRTEINKKIYKIGQGYHTKDGKVVKSNASTEYDLTNKSINPLGGFVHYGEVKNDFLMLKGCVVGTKKRVLTLRKSLLVQTSRRALEKIDLKFIDTTSKFGHGRFQTVEEKKVFMGPLKKDRIAKEESA is encoded by the exons ATG TCGCACCGTAAATTTTCGGCCCCGCGCCACGGATCCTTGGGTTTCCTCCCCCGCAAGAGGAGCCGAAGACATCGTGGAAAGGTGAAGAGCTTCCCCAAGGACGACCCAAGCAAACCCGTCCACCTCACAGCTTTCTTGGGCTACAAGGCTGGAATGACTCATATTGTTCGTGAGGTTGACAGACCTGGTTCAA AGGTCAACAAAAAGGAGGTGGTGGAGGCAGTGACCATCGTTGAGACCCCTCCAATGATTGTGGTCGGCGTGGTGGGGTACGTCATGACCCCCTGTGGTCTGCGAGCCATCAAAACCATCTTCGCTGAGCATGTTAGTGACGAATGCAAGCGTCGCTTCTATAAGAACTG GTACAAGTCTAAGAAGAAGGCCCTCACCAAGAACTGCAAGAAATGGCAGGATGAGGAAGGCAAGAAACAGCTAGAGAAGGATTTTGCCTCCATGAAGAAATACTGTCAGGTTATCCGCATCATTGCCCACACACAG atgCGTCTGCTGCCCCTCAGACAGAAGAAGTCCCACCTGATGGAGATCCAGCTGAATGGAGGGTCTGTGTCTGATAAAGTGGACTGGGCGAGGGAGAAGTTGGAGCAGGCTGTGCCTATCAGCAATGTCTTCACCCAGGATGAGATGATTGATGTCATTGGAGTCACTAAGGGACATGGATACAAGG GTGTGACAAGCCGCTGGCACACGAAGAAGCTGCCACGCAAGACTCACCGTGGTCTGCGTAAAGTGGCATGTATCGGAGCCTGGCACCCTGCCCGCGTGGCCTTCTCTGTGGCTCGTGCTGGACAGAAGGGTTATCACCACCGCACAGAGATCAACAAGAAG ATCTACAAGATTGGCCAGGGTTACCACACTAAGGATGGTAAGGTGGTGAAGAGCAATGCCTCCACTGAATATGATCTGACCAACAAGAGCATCAACCCTCTG GGTGGCTTTGTGCACTATGGTGAGGTGAAAAATGACTTCCTCATGCTGAAAGGCTGTGTGGTTGGGACCAAGAAGAGGGTGCTGACTCTGCGCAAGTCCCTGCTGGTGCAGACGAGCCGTCGTGCTCTGGAGAAGATCGACCTGAAGTTCATTGACACCACTTCAAAATTTGGCCATGGCCGCTTCCAGACTGTGGAGGAAAAGAAGGTCTTCATG GGACCACTCAAAAAGGATCGCATTGCCAAGGAAGAGTCTGCCTga
- the slc25a39 gene encoding LOW QUALITY PROTEIN: mitochondrial glutathione transporter SLC25A39 (The sequence of the model RefSeq protein was modified relative to this genomic sequence to represent the inferred CDS: deleted 1 base in 1 codon), whose protein sequence is MRVRDNRLVAHWILRVLTCNSSVEMLGIAGLTLPEPRWALGAVTVISPLELVCTKLQSLQLSHRELSVWMGPVVAKDGWLSLGRDWGPTVLRDVPLSALYWFNYEQVKRELCEEWGMMHGSFAVNFTSGAFSGMVSSVLTLNRMFDLLIFIFYLVKSYPAEVTVKKPPSTWLIMRTVWAELGYRGLFSGFLPRVIKVPPACAVMISTYEFGKKFFQTLNLAQEQHRC, encoded by the exons ATGCGAGTTCGTGACAATCGGCTGGTGGCCCATTGGATCCTGAGA GTCCTGACCTGTAATTCATCTGTGGAGATGCTGGGTATTGCAGGCCTTACCCTGCCTGAGCCCCGGTGGGCAC TGGGAGCAGTGACTGTGATCAGTCCCCTGGAGTTGGTGTGCACTAAGCTCCAATCTCTGCAGCTCTCCCACAGGGAGCTGAGTGTGTGGATGGGCCCAGTGGTGGCTAAGGATGGTTGGCTGTCTTTAGGGAGGGACTGGGGGCCTACTGTCCTACGGGATGTGCCTCTCTCGG cgcTGTACTGGTTTAACTATGAGCAGGTGAAACGAGAGCTGTGTGAGGAATGGGGGATGATGCAT GGCTCTTTTGCTGTTAACTTCACTTCAGGAGCCTTCTCTGGTATGGTGA GTTCAGTGTTAACTTTGAATCGGATGTTCGACCTCttgatttttatattttatttagtgAAATCCTACCCAGCAGAAG TTACAGTGAAGAAACCCCCCTCCACTTGGCTCATAATGAGGACAGTCTGGGCTGAGTTGGGCTACAGAGGGTTGTTTTCAG GGTTCTTGCCCAGAGTGATCAAAGTTCCCCCTGCATGTGCAGTCATGATCAGCACCTATGAGTTTGGGAAGAAGTTCTTCCAGACGCTGAACCTTGCTCAAGAGCAGCATAGGTGCTAA